The Oryzihumus leptocrescens sequence CCGACTTCTTGCCGCGCAGGTAGTCGTGGAGGAACTCCGTCGCGACGAAGTTCTTGACCACCTTGTCCTCGAAGACGCCGAAGCCGGTCTCCTCGACGGCGAGGCGGGCCAGCTCGGTGGCCGCCCGCACCCCCGCGCGCACCATCGCCTCGACGATGCGGTCCACCTGCTCCTGGTCGAGCTCTCGGAACGCCCGGGCGGCCTGCGCAGCGCGCTCGACGGCCGCGTCGGCCGCGGCCCGGCGGGTGCCGTCCAGCGCCTCGGTGCCCCTGGCGGGCGGGGAGCCGGCGGAGGGCTGGGTGCCCGTGGAACCGGGCACGGGGGCCTTCGGCGTTGCTGTCCTCGTCGATGCCATCGTCGCTTCCCTTGGACGGTTGCCTCGGCACCCACGGTGCCCGGGCCGGTGGCGACCCCGGAAGAGGCGTTGGTCCCCGGGGCATGAGGTGCCGCGACGGGTCTCCGCGGCTCACGCCGGCGTGCAGAACGAGGCCGACTGCCGCAGGCCGGGCGCGCTGAACGCCGGCAGGGTCAGGCTGGTCACCTCGATGGTGACGTCGGTGAGGACGACGTCACCCAGGTCGGCCGCCGGGGGAGGGCTGTCCGGTGTCCAGGTCACGCCGGCCCCCGCCATCGTGGCGGTGACCGAGCGGGCGTAGAGCGTCAGGCCGTTGGCCGAGGTCGACGCGCTGTCGGCCGGCGTGACCGATGCCGCCGTCAGGCCCGTCCCGATCGCGGTGACCGGGGTGCACGGGGTGTGCAGCTCGAGCCCGGTCAGCGTGGCGGCGGTGCTGCGCAGCTCGATGGTGGGCACGTCGCCGGCCGTGGTCGGCACGGTGACGACCCCGTCGTAGACCAGCCCGGCGAGCGTGGCCTTCGCAGCGGTGAGGGTCGCGCCGGCTCCACCGGGGGTGCCGGGAGGCAGCGAGGCCTGCCCGAGGGCGATGCCCGGCGCCTGGCTCAGCACCAGGGCTGCGGCCATCAGCGCGCCCGCGGACCAGCGGATGGACGGCTGCCGCCGCCCCACGGATGAGCTGCTCATGCCCGGCTGGGCTCCGGTCCGGTGCCACCGGCGGCGGGGCCGGGGTCCCCGTCGTCCGGCAGGTCGGGCGCCGCCGCCGGTGCGGAGTCCTGTGCCGGGGTCCGGTCGACGACGACCCAGGCGAACCCGAGGGCGCCACCGATGATCGACAGCAGGCCGCCGAGGAGGAAGCCACCGACGTTGCTGGTGACGAACGAGGCCACGCCGAGCAGGATCGCCAGGAGCCCGTAGAGCTTGTTCTGGCTCGGCGTCATCCACATGAGCAGGCCGAGTATGGCGATCACGGCACCCACCAGGGCCGCGATGACGACCGAGGGGGTCACCAGCATGATCTTGTAGGCGGTCAGCGGGATGGTGGCGATCTCCAGCCCGCCCAGGAGGGTGAACAGGCCACCCCAGAAGGGTCGCGAGCGCCGCCACCGACGGAACCGTCGGGGCCTGGCCGCCGGGAGCGCGTCCGCCGGTGGCGGGGCAGCATCCGCCTCCGGCGGGAGGTCATGCGATTCGCTGGGTCGTGACGCGTCGTCATCAGGCATGAGAAGTTCCCCTGTTCATGCGTGCCGGCCGGTGGGACGCTGCGTCCCACCGGCCGCACGACTTCCTGGTGCCCCCAGCGATGTGTGGTCCGGGTCGGCGGCTGCCGAACCCTCAGCAGCTGGAGACGAACTCGGCGTAGAGCTTGAGTCCGCTGATGTTGAAGCTCCCGGCCTCCGTCCCCACACCGACCTGCTTGATGCTCGTGAGCGTCACGCGGTCGGCGCCCTGGGCGAAGCTGCCCCCGATCGGCTGACCGGACAGCGCGCCATACGGGTCGGTGAAGTCGTTGTTCGGGGCGAAGCCCTGACCGGCGAGGGCCGAGCCCACGGACTCGCCGATGGTGAAGTTGTTGAAGTTCGCGCCGCTCGCGGTCAGCGCCGGGGCCTGGATCACCAGGTTCGACGCCGTCGTGTCACCCGCGCCGGCGATGGTGACCCGGATGGCGTTGCCGAGCGGGGTCGGGGCGCAGATGCTCTGGGCCAGGTTGGAGATCGTCGCCGACCCGAGCTGGGTCACCGTGTCGGAGGCATAGGTGCTGCCGCCGGCGGTGGCGGTGTTGTTGATGGAGCCAGACCCGTTGATGAGCGCGCCGGCACCGTTGTTGAGGGCGCTCGCGCCCGCGCTGCTGGCCAGCTTGTCCGGGAAGGCGTACTGCACGAAGTGGCTACCGCTCAGGCTGTCCGCGGACAGCGTGAAGGGAATGCCCGAGAACGAGAACGACAGCGCGAAGGCACCGGTGGCGCCGAGGTACCCGATGAGGCCGACCGCGCCGACCCCCGCTCCTGCTGCCAGTCCGAACCGGCGCCAGCGCGTGCGGCCGACCGTCTCGGCAGCTTGTGGAGAACGTGCCATGAGTGCCCCCAAACGTGGGCTCCGGATGGCCTGCACGGCCATCGACCTGCTTCCTTTCCCTGTTGGTAGCAGACGTTCTCGGCCGGCGGATCCTCAATCGGCCGGGGCTAGTACCAAGGAACGGGGTCGAGGTGGCCTCACAATTCGCCACACAGGCACCGGTATGCCGTCAAAGAGGCTCCCCGGCGATCGGCCGGTTTCCCTGGTGTCCGGGACGGTTCGCAGCTTGTCGCTCAGGACGGGTAGCGGGTGCGGACGTGGTCGGGGACCTCGATGCCGGCCGCCAGGTCGGGGGCGGGGCGCGGCGGCCCGGCGGTGGTCCGCAACGGCAGCACACCTGCCCACACGTCGGCCCCGAGGTCGGCCGGGTCGTCCTCCGGCCAGCCGTCGCCGACCTTGACCGACCACTCCTGCAGTGGCAGGGCGAGCACCATCGTGGCCGCCAGCTCCTTGCGCTGCGGCGGCCGCAGGTGCGCCCAGCGCCCCGGCAGGAGGTGCTCGGTCAGCACCCGCAGCGCGTCCACGAGCTCCTCCTGCGGCACGACCGAGGCGCGCCCCAGGATGGTGGCGCTGCGGTAGTGCATCGAGGACTCGAAGGCCGAGCGGGCGAAGACGAGCCCGTCGAGGAGGGTCACCGTGGCACACGTCGGGGCGCCCGCTGCCAGGGCACGCATCAGCCGGCTGCCGGTGGAGCCGTGCAGGAGCAGCCGGTCCCCGTCCCGGGCGCAGGCCATGGGCAGCACGAACGGCTGGTCGCCCTCGGCCAGCGCGACATGGGCCACCAGGGCCTCGTCGAGGATGGCGTCCAGGACCGACCGGTCCGTCACCGCCTTCTCGGGCAGGCGCCGGACAGTCGTGCGCTCGGTCGGCTCGCTCATGGTCGCGGCTCCTCGGGTCCGGTCCGGTAGGGCATCACCCCGTATTCAGCCACAACCCGGGTGGCGACGTGCCGACGACAGGCCACCGTCCCGTGCGCGGCGCCCGGTGGGCCTCACGTCCGGTCCATCGCCCTGCGGGCCGAGTCGAGGACCGCCGCGGCCCGGGTCAGTGCCGCATCCGCCTCGCTGACCCGGGAGCGGGCCCGCGCCAGCTCTGCCCGCCGGGCGTCGAGCTGCTGGTGGAGCTCCTCGACCGCTGCGGACAGGGCGGCTTCGCCCTCCCGGGCCGCCTCGAGCTCGCGCCGCCTCTGCTCGACGCCGGACTCGGCCTCGATGACGACCTGCCGGGCCTGCTCGCGTGCCTCGGTGCCGGCGGCCGCACCGGCCGGCTCGGCCGCATCGGCCGCATCGGCCGAGCCGGTCGAGCCGGTCGAGCCGGTCGCCGCGGCACGGGCCGGCGTGAGCGGGGTGGCCGTGGCGGCGGTGACGTCGACGTCCCCGAAGCCGGAGTAGCTGAGCGACCTGGTGAGCACCCCCGAGGTGGCCGCCGCATACGCCTCGTCCGAGACCAGGGCTGCGGTCAGCGTGGCGGCCAGCTCCCGACGGGCCGTTCCCTCGAGGACGTGGCCCTGGGCCCCCGCCAGCGTTGCGGCCGTGGCGGTCAGCTCGTCCACCAGCTCACGCCGCCGCGCGGTCAGCTCGCGGATGCGGTCGCCTTCCATGGCTGCCTGCGCCTCGCGCATGGCCCGGCCGAGCTCGGCCAGCTGCTGTGCCCGCCCGGGGTCGGACCGGAAGACCAGGTTGATGGCCCAGGCGGCGAGCGAGGGGCGTCGAGCCGTGCCCACCTGCCTGGCGAGCTCCACCTGGCCGGACTCCTTCAACCGGCTCACCAGCGAAGCGCGGTGTGCGACGAACTGTTCCGGTGCGCGCTTGTAGAGCTCGTCCATCGCGTCGGCCACGTCCATGCCGGCATCGTGCACCGCCCGGCCCCGGCCCACCACCGCGACGACCCGTGACGTAGCCGCACCCCCTCCGGACGGTGGATTCGACTCGTCCCCGCTCTGCCTAGGTTCGGGAGTGCGCCGCAGCCACGGCGCACCCAACGATGGGAGAAGGCCATGGCATACGGGATCGTCCACTTCTTCCCGGGCGGCACCAAGGAGCAGTACGAGGCGTCCATCGCCGCGGTGCACCCCGGGCCGGACAAGCTGCCCGACGGCCAGGTGTTCCACGCGGCCGGCCCCTCCGCCGGCGGCTGGACCATCATGGCCGTGCACGAGTCGCAGGAGAGCTGGGAGCGCTTCCGCGACCAGATCCTCATGCCGCGCATGCAGGCCGGCATCGAGGGCGGGTTCGCCAGCCCGCCGGAGGAGACGGCGATCGACCTCTACAAGGTCGTGGTCTAGCCGCCGCGGGCGACCGGGCCCGGACGCCGCCCGCCCGGGCCCGGTCCGCAGGTGCTCTCCGCGGCCGGCGCAACCCGCGTGACGTCCTCAGGCCCGGGCGGCCTTCTCCTCCGACGTGGCCCGCCGGATGACCAGGCGGGTCCAGGCGCCGATGTAGACGCGCTGGTCCTCGTCGACCTCGTGGCGCTGCCCCGGCGGCAGCGGGGCGGTCGGCAGCGGGCCGCTCGCGGGACCGACGTAGGTGCCGTTGGCCGACTGCAGGTCCTCCACCCACCACCGCTGGCCGTCGGTGGTCAGCTGCGCCTGCCGGCGGCTGACACCGGTGTCGGTGGAGCAGTCCACCTGCGGGTGGATGTTGCGGCTGACCGAGCGGCGGCCGACCAGCACCGACTGCACGGTCAGCGGCACCACGGTCGGCGGGCCCGGTGACGGGCACGGGTCCTCGGACTCCTGGGCGGCGTACCAGTCGGGGTCGACCCACACCTCGGCCACCCACTCCAGCGCCACCGGGGGCGGCACGGGGGAGGCGGTTGCTGCCGGCTGCTGGCCGTCCGGTGCCGCGCCCTGCCCGGGTGCGCCGTCGGGCGGTCGGGGCATCGCGCCCGTGGTGAAGTCGTAGCCGCACGCCTCGCAGAACAGGGCGTCGGCGTCGTTCGGGGCCGAGCAGCTCGGGCAGGTGCGGGGGCCGGCCGGGGCCGTCGTCGCGGGGGCAGGCGCACCCGGCGCGCCACCGGTGCCGGCGCTCGCGGACGAGCCGCCCGGCGCCGCCGCCGCTGCGCTGCCGGAGCCGGCCGCCACCGCGCCACCGGCGCCGGAGGAGCCCGCGGAGATCGGCGCCCCGCAGGTGTCGCAGTAGTCGCCGGCCTCGGAGGTGTGCCCCTGCGGGCAGGTGTAGGGGCTCATGCGTTCCGCCGCCTCGCTCTCGGTGCGGGTGTCACTTCTTCACCCGGGTCGTCTTGGTCGACGAGGTGTCCAGGGCCATCTCGTCCAGCCGGTCGACGCTGCTGCGCAGGCGCACCTTGCCGGTCACCGCGTCGTCGACGTCGACCACCTTGCGCAGGCGGTCGGTGGCCTCGTCGTTGCCGGTCTCGGCGGCGAGCTGGACCGCCCGGCCGAGCTTGGCCGTCGCGGTGGCGTCGTCGCCGGCGGCCTTGGCGGCGAGCCCGTCCTGGATCGCCTGGGCCAGCTCGGCCTGCCCTGTGTAGTGCGCGACCGCCGGGTTGATGCGGGTGGTCAGGGTGTCGTCGTCGGTCCACAGCGCCTTGACCAGGCCCTGGGCGACGACGTCCGCGCCGACGGCGAGCTGCACCCGAGCGGCGAGCTGCTCCTGCCCGATGCTGCGGGCGGGCAGCCGGACCGCCACGTGGTAGTCCCGGGACTCATCCCCCCACGACCCGGTCGGGTAGGCCCCGGTGAGCGGGTTGACCGGGGTCCGCCGCCCGGTGAGGTCCTCCACAGTGGGGGCGACCTGGCGCACGAACAGCACCTGGGCCCCCTGTGGTGACCACACCCGCAGGTCGGCCGCGGCGACCCCGCGACCCATCGACTGGCGCATCAGCGTCTCGAACACCGCCGGCATCTCCTCGGCCCGCGGGATGAGGTCGACGGTGCCCAGCAGGGCGGTGGCGATGCGGCGCAGCTCGGCCACCACCCAGTCGGCGCCGACGCCCCGGCAGTCGCACTGGAACTGCCCCTCGGCCGCGCTGATCGCGACGGAGAGCTGCTCGGGGGTCTCGTGCTGGTTGT is a genomic window containing:
- a CDS encoding DUF6114 domain-containing protein translates to MPDDDASRPSESHDLPPEADAAPPPADALPAARPRRFRRWRRSRPFWGGLFTLLGGLEIATIPLTAYKIMLVTPSVVIAALVGAVIAILGLLMWMTPSQNKLYGLLAILLGVASFVTSNVGGFLLGGLLSIIGGALGFAWVVVDRTPAQDSAPAAAPDLPDDGDPGPAAGGTGPEPSRA
- a CDS encoding DUF6230 family protein translates to MARSPQAAETVGRTRWRRFGLAAGAGVGAVGLIGYLGATGAFALSFSFSGIPFTLSADSLSGSHFVQYAFPDKLASSAGASALNNGAGALINGSGSINNTATAGGSTYASDTVTQLGSATISNLAQSICAPTPLGNAIRVTIAGAGDTTASNLVIQAPALTASGANFNNFTIGESVGSALAGQGFAPNNDFTDPYGALSGQPIGGSFAQGADRVTLTSIKQVGVGTEAGSFNISGLKLYAEFVSSC
- a CDS encoding pyridoxamine 5'-phosphate oxidase family protein: MSEPTERTTVRRLPEKAVTDRSVLDAILDEALVAHVALAEGDQPFVLPMACARDGDRLLLHGSTGSRLMRALAAGAPTCATVTLLDGLVFARSAFESSMHYRSATILGRASVVPQEELVDALRVLTEHLLPGRWAHLRPPQRKELAATMVLALPLQEWSVKVGDGWPEDDPADLGADVWAGVLPLRTTAGPPRPAPDLAAGIEVPDHVRTRYPS
- a CDS encoding FHA domain-containing protein; the protein is MSPYTCPQGHTSEAGDYCDTCGAPISAGSSGAGGAVAAGSGSAAAAAPGGSSASAGTGGAPGAPAPATTAPAGPRTCPSCSAPNDADALFCEACGYDFTTGAMPRPPDGAPGQGAAPDGQQPAATASPVPPPVALEWVAEVWVDPDWYAAQESEDPCPSPGPPTVVPLTVQSVLVGRRSVSRNIHPQVDCSTDTGVSRRQAQLTTDGQRWWVEDLQSANGTYVGPASGPLPTAPLPPGQRHEVDEDQRVYIGAWTRLVIRRATSEEKAARA
- a CDS encoding vWA domain-containing protein: MAEFTAEVYQNEFLPDGGTDVHAIVTVTCQGAGEAGRSGAGEAAEIVIVDTSGSMGEDKIRAAQAAASAALDQVLDGTWFAVISGNHEARLAFPSGPIAPESGVGMVRMDDVMRRAAKAAIATFHADGGTAMGTWLTKARQVFATVPVTQKHAILLTDGNNQHETPEQLSVAISAAEGQFQCDCRGVGADWVVAELRRIATALLGTVDLIPRAEEMPAVFETLMRQSMGRGVAAADLRVWSPQGAQVLFVRQVAPTVEDLTGRRTPVNPLTGAYPTGSWGDESRDYHVAVRLPARSIGQEQLAARVQLAVGADVVAQGLVKALWTDDDTLTTRINPAVAHYTGQAELAQAIQDGLAAKAAGDDATATAKLGRAVQLAAETGNDEATDRLRKVVDVDDAVTGKVRLRSSVDRLDEMALDTSSTKTTRVKK